A window from Gossypium raimondii isolate GPD5lz chromosome 7, ASM2569854v1, whole genome shotgun sequence encodes these proteins:
- the LOC105797221 gene encoding (+)-neomenthol dehydrogenase isoform X2 produces the protein MKAMFIIRSFLLQFISAIIGIKNSVIVSICFTLATQLHLDHLNMTDTMQRYAVVTGANKGIGLEICKQLARNGTIVILTARDEKRGVEALQSLKHSGLSDRLAFHQLDVTKPKSIASLADFVKEQFGKLDILVNNAGISGVTFSVASGTEEYSSIWSKATETYELAEECLKTNYYGAKRTTEALIPLLQISESPRIVNISSSTVMLKDMVGEQLKGVLTGFTTEEKLSDLISEYLKDFKQGLLESKGWPTCLSAYTVSKVAMNAYTRILAKKHPNFCINCVCPGFVKTDINYNTGHSTPEEGAAIPVKLALWPNGGAPSGLFFVQGEPIPFE, from the exons ATGAAAGCCATGTTTATAATTAGGAGTTTCCTTCTTCAGTTCATCAGTGCAATAATTGGCATAAAAAATAGTGTTATAGTTTCCATTTGTTTCACTCTAGCTACTCAACTCCATCTGGACCATCTCAACATGACAGACACCATGCAAAG GTATGCAGTTGTCACTGGAGCAAACAAGGGTATTGGGCTTGAAATTTGCAAGCAGTTAGCCCGAAATGGGACCATAGTGATATTAACTGCTAGAGAtgagaaaagaggtgttgaggCTCTTCAGAGTCTGAAACACTCCGGTTTATCGGATCGTCTCGCTTTTCACCAGCTTGATGTGACAAAACCCAAAAGCATCGCTTCTTTGGCAGATTTTGTAAAGGAACAATTTGGGAAGTTAGATATCTTG GTTAACAATGCAGGGATATCAGGTGTAACCTTTTCAGTGGCTTCAGGTACTGAG GAATATTCGAGTATATGGAGTAAAGCGACTGAAACTTACGAGTTAGCTGAAGAATGCCTGAAAACAAACTACTATGGCGCTAAAAGAACAACAGAAGCACTTATTCCATTGCTGCAAATATCTGAATCACCAAGGATTGTAAATATTTCCTCATCTACAGTCATGTTAAAG GATATGGTCGGTGAACAGCTCAAAGGAGTATTAACAGGCTTTACAACAGAGGAGAAACTGAGTGACTTGATAAGTGAGTATCTAAAAGATTTTAAGCAAGGTTTACTCGAAAGTAAAGGATGGCCAACTTGCCTCTCAGCATATACTGTGTCAAAAGTAGCTATGAATGCCTATACAAGGATTTTGGCCAAGAAGCATCCAAATTTCTGCATCAACTGTGTTTGCCCTGGTTTTGTCAAAACCGATATAAATTACAATACCGGTCATTCAACCCCCGAAGAAGGTGCAGCGATTCCAGTCAAGTTAGCACTTTGGCCGAACGGTGGTGCCCCTTCCGGCCTCTTTTTCGTTCAGGGTGAACCTATACCATTTGAATga
- the LOC105797257 gene encoding (+)-neomenthol dehydrogenase — translation MAESLQRYAVVTGANKGIGLAICKLLASKGVMVVLTARDEKRGLEALEKLKESGLSDHLVFHRLDVADPATITCLADFVKNRFGKLDILVNNAGIGGSTMNHEALKAAKVSGTEADVEAVWSKVLIETYELAEECLKINYYGAKTTAEALIPLLQLSDSPRIVNISSSMGKLQYIPSEQRKEALRDADTGEKIDELITEFLKDFKEGSLESKGWPTFLSAYTISKVAMNAYTRILAKKHPNFCINCVCPGFVKTDINNNTGHSTPEEGAAIPVKLALWPNGGAPSGLFFVQGEPLPFE, via the exons ATGGCGGAGTCCCTCCAAAG GTATGCTGTTGTCACCGGGGCGAACAAGGGGATTGGACTGGCCATATGTAAGTTGTTGGCCTCTAAAGGGGTCATGGTGGTCTTAACTGCTAGAGACGAGAAAAGGGGTCTCGAGGCTCTTGAAAAGCTGAAAGAATCCGGTCTCTCTGATCATCTAGTTTTTCACCGGCTCGATGTCGCCGACCCTGCTACCATCACTTGTCTGGCAGACTTTGTCAAAAACAGATTTGGGAAGCTTGATATCCTG GTGAATAACGCTGGTATAGGCGGAAGTACAATGAACCATGAGGCTTTAAAAGCTGCAAAAGTTTCCGGTACTGAG GCAGATGTGGAAGCAGTTTGGAGCAAAGTCCTGATTGAAACGTACGAGCTAGCAGAAGAATGTTTGAAAATAAACTACTATGGTGCTAAAACTACGGCCGAAGCACTCATTCCTTTACTCCAGTTATCTGATTCTCCGAGGATTGTCAATATTTCCTCTAGCATGGGCAAGCTACAG TACATACCCAGCGAACAGCGCAAAGAAGCATTAAGAGATGCTGATACAGGAGAGAAAATCGACGAGTTAATCACCGAGTTTCTAAAGGATTTCAAGGAGGGTTCATTAGAAAGCAAGGGTTGGCCAACCTTTCTCTCTGCCTATACAATCTCAAAAGTAGCTATGAATGCCTATACAAGGATTTTGGCCAAGAAGCATCCAAATTTCTGCATCAACTGTGTTTGCCCTGGTTTTGTCAAAACCGATATAAATAACAATACCGGTCATTCAACCCCCGAAGAAGGTGCAGCGATTCCAGTCAAGTTAGCACTTTGGCCGAACGGTGGTGCCCCTTCCGGCCTCTTTTTCGTTCAGGGTGAACCTCTACCATTTGAatga
- the LOC105797221 gene encoding (+)-neomenthol dehydrogenase isoform X1 gives MKAMFIIRSFLLQFISAIIGIKNSVIVSICFTLATQLHLDHLNMTDTMQRYAVVTGANKGIGLEICKQLARNGTIVILTARDEKRGVEALQSLKHSGLSDRLAFHQLDVTKPKSIASLADFVKEQFGKLDILVNNAGISGVTFSVASGTEIQEYSSIWSKATETYELAEECLKTNYYGAKRTTEALIPLLQISESPRIVNISSSTVMLKDMVGEQLKGVLTGFTTEEKLSDLISEYLKDFKQGLLESKGWPTCLSAYTVSKVAMNAYTRILAKKHPNFCINCVCPGFVKTDINYNTGHSTPEEGAAIPVKLALWPNGGAPSGLFFVQGEPIPFE, from the exons ATGAAAGCCATGTTTATAATTAGGAGTTTCCTTCTTCAGTTCATCAGTGCAATAATTGGCATAAAAAATAGTGTTATAGTTTCCATTTGTTTCACTCTAGCTACTCAACTCCATCTGGACCATCTCAACATGACAGACACCATGCAAAG GTATGCAGTTGTCACTGGAGCAAACAAGGGTATTGGGCTTGAAATTTGCAAGCAGTTAGCCCGAAATGGGACCATAGTGATATTAACTGCTAGAGAtgagaaaagaggtgttgaggCTCTTCAGAGTCTGAAACACTCCGGTTTATCGGATCGTCTCGCTTTTCACCAGCTTGATGTGACAAAACCCAAAAGCATCGCTTCTTTGGCAGATTTTGTAAAGGAACAATTTGGGAAGTTAGATATCTTG GTTAACAATGCAGGGATATCAGGTGTAACCTTTTCAGTGGCTTCAGGTACTGAG ATACAGGAATATTCGAGTATATGGAGTAAAGCGACTGAAACTTACGAGTTAGCTGAAGAATGCCTGAAAACAAACTACTATGGCGCTAAAAGAACAACAGAAGCACTTATTCCATTGCTGCAAATATCTGAATCACCAAGGATTGTAAATATTTCCTCATCTACAGTCATGTTAAAG GATATGGTCGGTGAACAGCTCAAAGGAGTATTAACAGGCTTTACAACAGAGGAGAAACTGAGTGACTTGATAAGTGAGTATCTAAAAGATTTTAAGCAAGGTTTACTCGAAAGTAAAGGATGGCCAACTTGCCTCTCAGCATATACTGTGTCAAAAGTAGCTATGAATGCCTATACAAGGATTTTGGCCAAGAAGCATCCAAATTTCTGCATCAACTGTGTTTGCCCTGGTTTTGTCAAAACCGATATAAATTACAATACCGGTCATTCAACCCCCGAAGAAGGTGCAGCGATTCCAGTCAAGTTAGCACTTTGGCCGAACGGTGGTGCCCCTTCCGGCCTCTTTTTCGTTCAGGGTGAACCTATACCATTTGAATga